A region of Candidatus Coatesbacteria bacterium DNA encodes the following proteins:
- a CDS encoding nucleotide sugar dehydrogenase, whose product MTIHNPQPQSAERRGLFGVIGLGYVGLPLALTFAEAGVGVLGFDIDETKVERLGAGRSYIRQIPDSRIAAAVQAGGLAATTDYDRLSEVGAVAICVPTPLDAHRQPDLSYVMATAREIAARLRPGQLVILESTTYPGTTREELLPVLEEGSGLEVGRDFQLAFSPEREDPGNKHFNTRTIPKVLGGVTDDCLRAALAWYEPVFERVVPVSGPEVAELTKIFENTFRGVNIALVNELKTLCLKMGIDVYEVIEAANTKPFGFMAFWPGPGLGGHCIPIDPFYLTYKAHEYEMSTRFIELAGEINSGMPRLVVERVGEALNSHEKPLKGSRVLVLGIAYKPDIDDMRESPAVPVMEGLLARGALVDYHDPYIPVMPPTRQTELRLESVGLGADYERVGDYDATVIITDHGDLDYERIVERSPLVVDTRNATAGHRAAGDVWLA is encoded by the coding sequence TTGACCATCCATAATCCACAGCCCCAAAGCGCCGAGCGCCGCGGGCTCTTCGGCGTCATCGGTCTGGGTTACGTCGGCCTGCCCCTGGCCCTGACCTTCGCCGAGGCCGGCGTCGGCGTCTTGGGCTTCGACATCGACGAGACCAAGGTGGAACGGCTGGGCGCCGGGAGGAGTTACATCCGCCAGATTCCAGACTCCCGGATCGCCGCCGCCGTCCAGGCCGGCGGGCTGGCCGCCACCACGGACTATGACCGCCTCAGCGAGGTGGGCGCCGTGGCGATCTGTGTGCCGACGCCCCTCGACGCTCATCGACAGCCCGACCTGTCCTACGTGATGGCCACGGCCCGGGAGATCGCCGCCCGCCTGCGGCCCGGGCAGTTGGTGATCCTGGAGTCGACGACCTACCCGGGCACGACCCGGGAGGAGCTGCTGCCCGTGCTGGAGGAGGGCTCCGGCCTCGAGGTCGGGCGGGATTTCCAGCTGGCCTTCTCGCCGGAGCGCGAGGATCCGGGCAACAAGCATTTCAACACCCGGACGATCCCCAAGGTGCTCGGCGGGGTGACCGACGACTGTCTGCGCGCGGCCCTGGCGTGGTACGAACCGGTCTTCGAGCGGGTGGTCCCGGTCTCCGGTCCCGAGGTGGCCGAGTTGACCAAGATCTTCGAGAACACCTTCCGCGGGGTCAACATCGCCCTGGTCAACGAGCTCAAGACCCTGTGTCTCAAGATGGGCATCGACGTTTATGAGGTGATCGAGGCGGCGAACACCAAACCCTTCGGTTTCATGGCCTTCTGGCCCGGACCGGGCCTGGGGGGGCACTGCATCCCCATCGATCCCTTCTACCTGACCTACAAGGCCCACGAGTACGAGATGAGTACCCGCTTCATCGAGCTGGCCGGGGAGATCAACTCCGGCATGCCGCGCCTGGTGGTCGAGCGCGTCGGCGAGGCCCTCAACAGCCACGAGAAGCCGCTCAAGGGCTCCCGGGTGCTGGTGCTGGGCATCGCCTATAAACCGGACATCGACGATATGCGCGAGAGCCCGGCGGTGCCGGTGATGGAGGGTCTGCTGGCCCGGGGCGCCCTGGTGGACTACCACGACCCCTACATCCCGGTCATGCCGCCCACCCGACAGACGGAGCTGCGCCTGGAGAGCGTCGGGCTGGGCGCCGATTACGAAAGGGTCGGCGATTACGACGCGACGGTGATCATCACCGACCACGGCGACCTCGACTACGAGCGGATCGTCGAGCGGTCGCCCCTGGTCGTCGACACCCGCAACGCCACCGCCGGACACCGCGCGGCCGGCGACGTCTGGTTGGCCTGA
- a CDS encoding radical SAM protein, translated as MERDHRQPARGVRRRPRGAGGRPERTGRAARPPPGAGGRTLNTDDLRADFFTFRRALSRSNIPLSISCELTYRCQLNCKHCYIDRNSSRAQEMSPAQWTTIFREAAELGDVNLLLTGGEPTLYPAFWELLEELGNDGFFIRLFTNAYDYNEEKVERLVQANVRFIEVSLHGADARTQDAFSGVPGSFERIIRSLRLFREAGLFVKIKTSLLKENYRQHNRLERLAHNLGGTYVSTGYITPTNRGEQPVADCYLSVDETAWVEGQRAVPRGAETRAHALEPVRRAVPCNAGLSTFAVSPNGDISPCIQTPLVLGKAAFQSVARIWQHSSRLMYWRGIAKLVHPTCRDCRFAIQCSRCSGIAFLETGSAWKPSPTVCSQAKKNLQLHQILSARADS; from the coding sequence GTGGAGCGGGATCATCGACAGCCTGCTCGAGGAGTACGACGTCGACCGCGCGGTGCTGGAGGCCGACCTGAGCGAACTGGTCGAGCAGCTCGTCCGCCGCCAGGTGCTGGAGGTCGTACGTTGAACACGGACGACCTAAGAGCGGATTTTTTCACTTTTCGCAGAGCGCTGAGCAGAAGCAATATTCCCCTAAGTATTAGTTGCGAACTGACTTATCGTTGCCAGTTGAACTGCAAACACTGTTACATTGATCGAAACAGCTCCCGGGCGCAAGAGATGTCCCCGGCTCAATGGACGACTATCTTTCGCGAGGCCGCCGAGCTTGGAGATGTGAACCTGCTGCTGACCGGCGGCGAGCCGACGCTGTACCCCGCTTTCTGGGAGCTGTTGGAGGAACTCGGCAACGACGGCTTTTTCATCCGGTTATTTACCAATGCCTACGATTATAATGAGGAAAAGGTCGAGCGGTTAGTTCAGGCCAATGTGCGTTTTATCGAGGTATCACTCCATGGAGCGGATGCGCGAACCCAGGATGCCTTCAGTGGAGTGCCGGGTAGTTTCGAGCGTATCATTCGATCACTTAGGCTGTTCCGCGAGGCGGGCCTCTTCGTCAAAATCAAGACCTCCCTGTTGAAAGAGAACTACCGTCAGCATAATCGACTGGAACGATTAGCCCACAACCTCGGCGGCACCTATGTGTCTACGGGATACATAACGCCCACTAACAGGGGCGAGCAGCCCGTGGCCGATTGTTACCTTAGTGTTGACGAAACAGCCTGGGTGGAAGGACAACGAGCGGTCCCTCGCGGAGCAGAAACAAGAGCACACGCGCTCGAACCCGTTCGGCGGGCGGTACCTTGTAACGCAGGATTGAGTACATTTGCTGTTAGTCCCAATGGGGATATCTCGCCCTGTATTCAAACTCCTCTTGTTTTGGGCAAGGCGGCGTTCCAGTCGGTGGCTCGTATTTGGCAACACTCGTCCAGGCTGATGTATTGGAGGGGCATTGCAAAATTAGTTCACCCAACTTGTCGGGATTGCCGGTTTGCCATCCAGTGCAGCCGCTGTTCAGGGATAGCTTTTCTAGAGACCGGTAGTGCCTGGAAACCATCCCCCACCGTTTGCTCACAGGCGAAGAAAAATCTTCAGTTGCATCAAATATTGTCTGCGAGAGCCGACAGTTAA
- a CDS encoding PqqD family peptide modification chaperone has translation MNRPLDDDIPRRHQDIPWRRVEDEVFIITPFDGNLHNLQAVGARFWELCDGEREWSGIIDSLLEEYDVDRAVLEADLSELVEQLVRRQVLEVVR, from the coding sequence ATGAACCGCCCGCTCGACGACGACATTCCCCGCCGCCATCAGGACATCCCCTGGCGCCGGGTCGAAGACGAGGTCTTCATCATCACGCCCTTCGACGGCAACCTGCACAACCTGCAGGCTGTCGGGGCCCGCTTTTGGGAACTCTGCGACGGCGAGCGCGAGTGGAGCGGGATCATCGACAGCCTGCTCGAGGAGTACGACGTCGACCGCGCGGTGCTGGAGGCCGACCTGAGCGAACTGGTCGAGCAGCTCGTCCGCCGCCAGGTGCTGGAGGTCGTACGTTGA
- a CDS encoding polysaccharide biosynthesis tyrosine autokinase, protein MATEDFQQQEQTAGRPPSSEGPRLADYLLILRKRKWIIIFAVVSITAFSAYRTFSTAPTYVAACSLVLETQGQENFIGGYYSNYYPYRLETEIQIISSRSTSLGVVDKLNLAFEASADGPQGASFISPWVEQGFPPGEYQLVEDTDSYELLSSATGESVGRGTYSEPFVTDDGLMGFTLEDPSPSPDKTITIRTSDPATLAEGIRQSTIVRKAKEGNTIIISVRRTDPQGAAELANAVAEVYVEENLRWKQSRARRAREFIGEQIEVAELKLRNTEDMLRRYKEETGLVTFTNEAAQTTQRLSNTEARRYQIATDLSALYAVQDAIEELTTTGELGVEGLTTLTTWQGIHSDPVLQAYAGEIGRLLVERQQLEEQTGPLNPRLQAIDGQLTAAAEDLREQLRQSRRRGYISGEIERLEAQLGGIDEEIAALSARIGELPKQEMELALRQRRADVANKIHTMLLERYEEARINESMETGDARILDQALVPRAPVSPNHTSDILIGLLIGIVVGVGLAVIIELNDTTLKTAEETSQLLGIRSVGVIPKIADSERPPEPYKPLLLSHPRSPVAESYRILRTNLQYFSVDRKLELITVTSPSKGDGKTTLSSNLGLSFAQQGLSTLLVDTDLRKAELQKYFSVPTTPGITELILGDREDDECIRPTGIDDLYLLPAGHLPPNPSELLASKRCRRLVERLRQRFDRIVMDTSPVLAVTDPAILSTLADGAILVLQSESTEADAAREAVAHLRKARANILGFVLNKVDLTRTYKSHRYYYYYYHRGEVDSSQKRSLWQRFLGKK, encoded by the coding sequence ATGGCGACCGAAGACTTCCAACAGCAGGAACAGACCGCTGGAAGGCCCCCCAGTTCCGAGGGACCGCGGTTGGCCGATTACCTGTTGATCCTGCGCAAGCGTAAGTGGATCATCATTTTCGCCGTAGTCTCCATCACCGCCTTCAGCGCCTACCGCACCTTCTCGACGGCGCCGACCTACGTCGCCGCCTGTTCCCTGGTGCTGGAAACCCAGGGCCAGGAGAACTTCATCGGCGGCTACTACTCCAACTACTACCCCTACCGGCTGGAGACGGAGATCCAGATCATCTCCAGCCGCAGCACCTCCCTGGGGGTGGTCGATAAACTCAACCTGGCCTTCGAGGCCAGCGCGGACGGTCCCCAGGGCGCCAGCTTCATCTCCCCCTGGGTCGAACAGGGCTTCCCCCCCGGCGAGTATCAGCTCGTCGAGGATACCGACTCCTACGAGCTTCTGAGTTCCGCCACGGGAGAGAGCGTCGGCCGGGGTACCTACTCCGAACCCTTCGTCACCGACGACGGCCTGATGGGCTTCACCCTCGAGGATCCCTCGCCGAGCCCGGACAAAACCATCACCATCCGCACCTCCGATCCCGCCACCCTGGCCGAGGGCATCCGCCAGAGCACCATCGTGCGCAAGGCCAAGGAGGGCAACACGATCATCATCAGTGTGCGGCGCACCGATCCCCAGGGCGCCGCCGAGCTGGCCAACGCCGTCGCCGAGGTCTACGTCGAGGAAAACCTGCGCTGGAAGCAGTCGCGGGCCCGCCGAGCCCGGGAATTCATCGGCGAGCAGATCGAGGTGGCCGAGCTCAAGCTGCGCAACACCGAGGATATGCTGCGCCGGTATAAGGAGGAGACCGGCCTGGTCACCTTCACCAACGAGGCCGCCCAAACCACCCAGCGTCTCTCCAACACCGAGGCCCGGCGTTATCAGATCGCCACCGACCTCAGCGCTCTCTACGCCGTTCAGGACGCCATCGAGGAGTTGACGACCACGGGCGAGCTCGGTGTCGAGGGCTTGACGACGCTGACGACCTGGCAGGGCATTCATTCCGATCCGGTGCTGCAGGCCTACGCCGGGGAGATCGGCCGCTTGCTCGTCGAGAGACAGCAGCTCGAGGAGCAGACCGGTCCGTTGAATCCGCGTCTGCAGGCCATCGACGGCCAGCTGACCGCCGCAGCCGAGGACTTGCGCGAACAGCTGCGCCAGTCGCGGCGCCGTGGCTACATCTCCGGGGAGATCGAACGCCTGGAGGCTCAACTGGGCGGGATCGACGAGGAGATTGCCGCGCTGAGCGCCCGGATCGGCGAGCTGCCCAAGCAGGAGATGGAGCTGGCCCTGCGTCAGCGCCGGGCCGACGTGGCCAACAAGATCCACACCATGCTGTTGGAGCGCTACGAGGAAGCGCGGATCAACGAGAGCATGGAGACCGGCGACGCCCGCATTCTGGACCAGGCTCTCGTACCCCGGGCCCCGGTGAGCCCCAATCACACCAGCGATATCCTGATCGGCCTGCTGATCGGCATCGTCGTCGGCGTCGGGCTGGCCGTGATCATCGAGCTCAACGACACCACCCTCAAGACCGCCGAAGAGACCAGCCAGCTGCTGGGGATTCGCTCGGTGGGGGTCATCCCCAAGATCGCCGACAGCGAGCGCCCCCCCGAGCCCTACAAGCCGCTGCTGCTGAGTCATCCCCGTTCGCCGGTGGCCGAGTCCTACCGTATCCTGCGCACCAACCTCCAGTACTTCAGCGTCGACCGTAAACTGGAGCTGATTACGGTCACCAGCCCCAGCAAGGGCGACGGAAAAACCACCCTGTCGTCCAACCTGGGCCTCTCCTTCGCCCAGCAGGGACTCTCCACGCTGCTGGTCGACACCGACCTGCGCAAGGCCGAGCTGCAGAAGTACTTCAGCGTGCCCACCACGCCGGGGATCACCGAGCTGATCCTGGGCGATCGCGAGGACGACGAGTGCATCCGTCCCACGGGGATCGATGACCTCTACCTGCTGCCGGCCGGCCACCTGCCGCCCAACCCCTCGGAGCTGCTGGCCAGCAAGCGCTGCCGGCGCCTGGTGGAGCGCCTGCGTCAGCGGTTCGACCGTATCGTGATGGACACCTCGCCGGTGCTGGCGGTTACCGATCCGGCGATCCTGAGCACCCTGGCCGACGGGGCGATCCTGGTGCTGCAGAGCGAGAGCACCGAAGCCGACGCCGCCCGCGAGGCCGTGGCGCACCTGCGCAAGGCGCGGGCCAACATCCTGGGCTTCGTCCTCAACAAGGTGGACCTGACCCGGACCTACAAGTCGCACCGTTACTACTACTATTACTACCACCGCGGCGAGGTCGATTCGTCGCAGAAACGCTCCCTGTGGCAGCGCTTCCTGGGCAAGAAGTAG